In Monodelphis domestica isolate mMonDom1 chromosome 3, mMonDom1.pri, whole genome shotgun sequence, the following proteins share a genomic window:
- the LOC100018056 gene encoding testis-specific serine/threonine-protein kinase 5-like isoform X1 has translation MKSSSKRDSNRRAFMDQVRECRDNGYLLSSKKIGSGAFSKVYLGYATHERMRQNYKLSSDLRAKRHTMVAIKIISTAEAPLEYSRKFLPREIYSLNATYKHLNVIQLYETYRNSQRSYLVLELASRGDLLEHINATSDRRCCPGLEEEEARRLFRQLVSAVAHCHNVGIVHRDLKCENILLDDRGFVKLTDFGFANRTAVKNSLLSTFCGSVAYTAPEILMSKKYNGEQADLWSLGVILYAMVTGKLPFKERQPHKMLHLMRQSLAFRPSLSQECQDLIQGLLQLRPRARLGLQQVASHCWMLPASHALFHNVLSTPPGTQEKAQRAELASEELEGSEPQDQEAGTLTPTTIRMLEGSSEANPEQSPPSELSAPALLRPPSSLLQLPAPQMAQSLGPGPGPASPPTRPTSIGRPSILASLKPNFHKTGNLPTWGGMGPRGPSGGSLARPNTSRQILSLYSMSVIRKAPLHRLVN, from the exons ATGAAGAGTAGCAGTAAGCGGGATTCGAACCGGCGGGCGTTCATGGATCAGGTGCGGGAGTGCAGAGACAATGGCTATTTGCTCTCCTCTAAGAAGATCGGTTCAGGAGCCTTCTCCAAAGTCTACCTGGGCTATGCCACTCATGAGAGAATGCGCCAAAACTATAAGCTGTCCTCTGACCTGCGGGCCAAACGCCATACTATG GTGGCCATTAAGATAATATCTACTGCCGAAGCCCCCTTGGAATACTCCAGGAAATTCCTTCCCCGAGAGATATACTCACTCAATGCCACTTACAAGCATCTCAATGTG ATTCAGCTTTATGAGACATACCGGAACAGCCAGCGCTCATATCTTGTTCTGGAGCTCGCATCCCGTGGAGACCTGCTGGAGCACATCAACGCCACCTCTGATCGTCGATGCTGCCCGGGGCTGGAGGAGGAAGAGGCCAGGAGGCTCTTCCGACAGCTTGTCAGCGCTGTGGCTCACTGCCACAACGTGGGCATCGTCCACCG GGATCTAAAGTGTGAGAACATCCTGCTGGATGATCGAGGGTTTGTGAAGCTGACTG ACTTTGGCTTTGCCAACCGGACTGCGGTGAAGAATTCTCTATTGAGCACATTCTGTGGCTCTGTGGCCTACACAGCTCCTGAGATCCTCATGAGCAAGAAGTATAATGGGGAACAGGCTGACCTATGGAGCCT TGGTGTGATCCTCTATGCCATGGTGACAGGGAAGCTGCCCTTCAAGGAGAGACAACCACATAAAATGCTGCATCTCATGCGCCAGAGCCTGGCCTTCCGGCCTAGCCTGTCCCAAG AGTGCCAGGACCTGATCCAGGGTCTGCTCCAGCTGCGGCCGAGAGCCCGGTTGGGCCTGCAGCAGGTGGCCTCCCACTGCTGGATGTTGCCTGCATCCCATGCCCTGTTCCACAATGTGCTCAGTACTCCGCCAGGGACACAGGAGAAAGCCCAGAGGGCTGAGCTAGCATCAG AGGAATTGGAGGGATCTGAGCCACAGGACCAGGAAGCAGGAACCCTGACCCCCACAACCATAAGGATGCTTGAGGGGTCCTCTGAGGCCAATCCTGAGCAGTCCCCACCCAGCGAGCTATCAGCACCAGCCCTGCTCCGGCctcccagctccctcctccagCTGCCAGCTCCCCAGATGGCACAGTCTTTGGGTCCAGGTCCTGGCCCTGCATCCCCACCCACTCGCCCCACATCAATAGGTCGGCCTAGCATCCTGGCCAGCCTGAAGCCCAATTTCCACAAGACTGGGAACTTGCCAACATGGGGAGGAATGGGGCCTCGGGGTCCTTCAGGGGGCAGCCTAGCCAGGCCCAACACTTCCCGGCAGATTCTGTCCCTCTACTCCATGTCTGTGATTCGGAAAGCCCCGCTGCACCGCCTGGTCaactga
- the LOC100018056 gene encoding testis-specific serine/threonine-protein kinase 5-like isoform X2 → MKSSSKRDSNRRAFMDQVRECRDNGYLLSSKKIGSGAFSKVYLGYATHERMRQNYKLSSDLRAKRHTMVAIKIISTAEAPLEYSRKFLPREIYSLNATYKHLNVIQLYETYRNSQRSYLVLELASRGDLLEHINATSDRRCCPGLEEEEARRLFRQLVSAVAHCHNVGIVHRDLKCENILLDDRGFVKLTDFGFANRTAVKNSLLSTFCGSVAYTAPEILMSKKYNGEQADLWSLGVILYAMVTGKLPFKERQPHKMLHLMRQSLAFRPSLSQECQDLIQGLLQLRPRARLGLQQVASHCWMLPASHALFHNVLSTPPGTQEKAQRAELASDEVIEAMSIGLRDDDDDDVAERDLKRLEE, encoded by the exons ATGAAGAGTAGCAGTAAGCGGGATTCGAACCGGCGGGCGTTCATGGATCAGGTGCGGGAGTGCAGAGACAATGGCTATTTGCTCTCCTCTAAGAAGATCGGTTCAGGAGCCTTCTCCAAAGTCTACCTGGGCTATGCCACTCATGAGAGAATGCGCCAAAACTATAAGCTGTCCTCTGACCTGCGGGCCAAACGCCATACTATG GTGGCCATTAAGATAATATCTACTGCCGAAGCCCCCTTGGAATACTCCAGGAAATTCCTTCCCCGAGAGATATACTCACTCAATGCCACTTACAAGCATCTCAATGTG ATTCAGCTTTATGAGACATACCGGAACAGCCAGCGCTCATATCTTGTTCTGGAGCTCGCATCCCGTGGAGACCTGCTGGAGCACATCAACGCCACCTCTGATCGTCGATGCTGCCCGGGGCTGGAGGAGGAAGAGGCCAGGAGGCTCTTCCGACAGCTTGTCAGCGCTGTGGCTCACTGCCACAACGTGGGCATCGTCCACCG GGATCTAAAGTGTGAGAACATCCTGCTGGATGATCGAGGGTTTGTGAAGCTGACTG ACTTTGGCTTTGCCAACCGGACTGCGGTGAAGAATTCTCTATTGAGCACATTCTGTGGCTCTGTGGCCTACACAGCTCCTGAGATCCTCATGAGCAAGAAGTATAATGGGGAACAGGCTGACCTATGGAGCCT TGGTGTGATCCTCTATGCCATGGTGACAGGGAAGCTGCCCTTCAAGGAGAGACAACCACATAAAATGCTGCATCTCATGCGCCAGAGCCTGGCCTTCCGGCCTAGCCTGTCCCAAG AGTGCCAGGACCTGATCCAGGGTCTGCTCCAGCTGCGGCCGAGAGCCCGGTTGGGCCTGCAGCAGGTGGCCTCCCACTGCTGGATGTTGCCTGCATCCCATGCCCTGTTCCACAATGTGCTCAGTACTCCGCCAGGGACACAGGAGAAAGCCCAGAGGGCTGAGCTAGCATCAG ATGAAGTCATAGAAGCAATGTCGATCGGActtagagatgatgatgatgatgatgtggcTGAAAGGGATTTGAAAAGGCTGGAAGAATGA